The Nitrospirales bacterium genome includes a window with the following:
- a CDS encoding MoaD/ThiS family protein, which yields MTKVRIPTPLRPKTGGKSEVEIEASTISELIENLESAYPGIKERICDETGEIRRFLNIYLNEEDIRFLDGKNTPLKATDEVSIIPAIAGGA from the coding sequence ATGACCAAAGTTCGCATCCCGACCCCACTTCGCCCGAAAACTGGGGGGAAGAGTGAAGTTGAAATTGAAGCCTCGACGATTTCAGAGCTAATCGAGAATTTGGAGTCTGCCTATCCGGGAATCAAAGAACGCATCTGTGATGAAACAGGAGAAATTCGTCGTTTCTTGAATATTTACCTCAATGAAGAAGACATCCGTTTCCTGGATGGGAAAAATACTCCGCTGAAAGCCACCGACGAAGTCTCGATCATTCCTGCCATTGCTGGAGGCGCCTGA
- a CDS encoding NIL domain-containing protein translates to MAKLRFHIRYPEERIPDPILHEIGQEFDVITSIRRADVRETTGWLDVEFTGDADEIDRAISALREKGCIVDPIELNIVE, encoded by the coding sequence ATGGCCAAATTGCGGTTTCATATCCGATATCCTGAAGAAAGGATTCCCGATCCCATTCTTCATGAAATCGGACAAGAATTCGACGTAATCACCAGCATACGTCGGGCCGATGTCCGTGAAACGACCGGTTGGTTAGACGTCGAATTTACCGGCGACGCAGATGAGATAGACCGAGCGATCTCGGCGCTTCGTGAAAAAGGCTGTATCGTCGATCCGATTGAACTCAACATCGTAGAATAG
- the moeB gene encoding molybdopterin-synthase adenylyltransferase MoeB: MELTEEQIQRYSRHIILNGVGGKGQQKIRQAKVLVIGAGGLGSPAALYLAAAGVGILGLADGDVVDLSNLQRQILHTTDRVGTSKVESGQAMLSALNPDVQLNLYTEHVNTSSISELIQGYDIILDGSDNFSTRFLVNDACFFAKKTLISGSIFRFEGQLATIKPHEGFPCYRCLYPEPPPAGLVPNCQEAGVLGVLAGTIGVMQANEAMKEILGLGESLADRLVLYDALDMTFRSVKRPKAPDCPLCGPNPTITTLEEYEISCSI, translated from the coding sequence GTGGAGTTAACCGAAGAGCAAATTCAGCGATATAGCCGCCATATCATTCTTAATGGTGTCGGTGGAAAAGGCCAACAAAAAATCAGGCAGGCGAAAGTCTTAGTCATCGGCGCTGGTGGGCTTGGCTCGCCTGCCGCTCTCTATCTAGCTGCGGCCGGCGTAGGGATCCTCGGATTAGCAGATGGAGACGTGGTTGATCTTTCAAACCTTCAACGTCAAATCCTTCACACGACTGATCGTGTTGGGACGTCAAAAGTTGAGTCAGGCCAGGCCATGCTCTCAGCCCTGAACCCTGATGTTCAGTTGAACCTTTACACCGAACATGTCAACACCTCAAGTATTTCAGAACTGATCCAAGGCTACGATATCATCCTTGATGGGTCAGATAACTTTTCGACGAGATTCCTCGTCAATGATGCCTGTTTCTTCGCAAAGAAGACCCTCATTTCTGGGAGCATTTTTCGCTTTGAAGGACAACTCGCCACGATCAAACCCCATGAAGGATTTCCCTGCTACCGTTGTCTGTACCCTGAACCGCCTCCGGCGGGCCTAGTCCCCAACTGCCAGGAAGCAGGAGTGCTTGGCGTACTTGCGGGGACCATCGGCGTCATGCAAGCCAACGAGGCCATGAAAGAAATCCTCGGTCTTGGGGAATCTCTGGCGGACCGCCTTGTGCTCTATGATGCGCTCGACATGACATTTAGAAGTGTGAAGCGTCCCAAAGCTCCAGACTGCCCGCTATGTGGACCCAATCCTACGATCACAACTCTTGAAGAGTACGAAATTTCCTGTAGCATTTAA
- a CDS encoding peptidylprolyl isomerase yields MADVEVTERTRATIAVSVNGERLGEIQLKFYQDLAPNHVKNMVQLAKEQFYDGTTFHRVIPGFMIQGGDPNSKSPDRSMHGMGGPGYKVAAEFNRQPHKRGVLSMARAQDPDSAGSQFFICVSDANFLDGQYTAFGEVVSGMETVDRIVAVKRDDRDNPLDRVEMTVSIVEIDG; encoded by the coding sequence ATGGCAGATGTCGAAGTAACTGAACGCACACGTGCGACCATTGCGGTATCGGTGAATGGCGAACGTTTAGGAGAAATTCAACTCAAATTTTACCAAGACCTTGCCCCTAATCACGTCAAAAATATGGTGCAGTTGGCGAAAGAACAGTTTTATGATGGTACGACCTTTCATCGTGTGATACCGGGTTTCATGATTCAAGGCGGCGACCCCAACAGTAAAAGTCCTGATCGTTCCATGCATGGTATGGGGGGGCCTGGATACAAGGTTGCGGCTGAGTTTAATCGGCAGCCTCATAAACGGGGAGTGCTCTCAATGGCTCGGGCTCAAGATCCTGACAGCGCGGGGTCGCAGTTTTTTATTTGTGTCTCTGACGCGAATTTTCTCGATGGGCAGTATACGGCATTTGGAGAAGTGGTCAGTGGCATGGAGACGGTAGATCGCATCGTTGCCGTGAAACGTGATGATCGTGATAATCCTCTTGATCGGGTCGAAATGACGGTGTCGATTGTCGAGATTGATGGCTAA
- a CDS encoding M67 family metallopeptidase — MLTIPRPVIDDMIVHARDLDPHECCGMLGGNEGIVSQHYRITNILAKLSEGELARFDAPKLSDLKQLSPEERADIAFQMDAQEMGKALRDMRNKGIALQAFYHSHTFSPARPSQTDITIAMEFESYREKLNLPEPFHIIISLLDKHSPDIRAYQIRKGQSMEVQTLIS, encoded by the coding sequence ATGCTTACCATTCCACGTCCCGTCATCGATGACATGATCGTGCATGCACGAGACCTCGATCCACACGAATGTTGTGGCATGCTTGGAGGGAACGAAGGCATCGTGTCGCAACATTATCGGATTACCAATATTCTCGCGAAGCTTTCAGAAGGCGAGCTTGCGCGTTTTGATGCTCCAAAACTGTCCGACCTGAAACAACTCTCTCCGGAAGAGCGTGCTGATATTGCGTTTCAAATGGATGCCCAAGAAATGGGCAAAGCCCTTCGAGACATGCGTAACAAGGGTATCGCCCTGCAAGCCTTCTATCATTCTCATACGTTTAGTCCGGCTCGACCCTCACAAACTGACATTACCATTGCCATGGAATTCGAAAGTTACCGTGAAAAACTCAACTTACCAGAACCGTTCCACATCATCATCTCGCTTCTCGACAAGCACTCACCCGATATTCGTGCCTACCAGATCCGTAAAGGGCAATCCATGGAAGTCCAGACTTTGATCTCCTAA